One Pleuronectes platessa chromosome 9, fPlePla1.1, whole genome shotgun sequence genomic region harbors:
- the s1pr3a gene encoding sphingosine 1-phosphate receptor 3a yields the protein MDYKLEEGMNAVIVRHYNHTGKWDPFRSIEACKLAVLLFICVLIVLENVMVLLALWKNKRFHSRMYFLIGNLALSDLLAGVAYAVNIFTSGKNTYYLTPVQWLAREGSMFVALSASTFSLLAIGIERHMTMVRLRPCETAGRGRLLGLLAACWLVSVLLSALPSLGWNCLDNVTSCSTVLPLYAKSYVAFCISVFSALLVAIIILYIRIYRLVTSSGRRVSSRPSERSLALLRTVVIVLGVFVMCWAPLFLLLLLDVGCSPYKCPVLYKVDWFIALAVLNSALNPLIYTLSSREMRAAFFRLLCCCQSSLESTGSPVVGNLHLGTVIPTAENSKTSLGGGGGSGTGKSTLNRGKAPTPMNSDNKNGDPSATAVPHHSGPTDLLSAVLVKARPPLSKF from the coding sequence ATGGACTACAAACTGGAGGAAGGGATGAACGCTGTCATCGTCAGACACTACAACCACACAGGGAAGTGGGATCCGTTTCGCAGCATCGAGGCCTGTAAGCTGGCCGTGCTGCTCTTCATCTGCGTGCTGATCGTCCTGGAGAACGTCATGGTCCTGCTCGCCCTCTGGAAGAACAAGCGCTTCCACAGCCGCATGTACTTCCTCATTGGAAACCTGGCGCTGTCAGACCTGCTGGCTGGTGTGGCCTATGCGGTGAACATCTTTACTTCAGGAAAGAACACCTACTACCTGACGCCGGTGCAGTGGCTGGCCAGAGAAGGGAGCATGTTTGTGGCCCTCAGCGCCTCAACCTTCAGCCTTCTGGCCATTGGGATCGAGAGGCACATGACGATGGTGCGTCTGCGTCCCTGTGAGACGGCAGGTCGAGGGAGGCTCCTGGGACTGCTGGCAGCCTGCTGGCTTGTGTCAGTGCTGCTCAGTGCTCTGCCCAGCCTGGGGTGGAACTGCCTGGACAATGTGACCTCCTGCTCCACGGTGCTGCCGCTCTACGCTAAGAGTTACGTGGCCTTCTGCATCAGTGTCTTCAGTGCTCTGTTGGTGGCCATCATCATCCTCTACATCAGGATCTACCGCCTGGTGACCTCCAGCGGTCGCAGGGTGAGCAGTCGGCCTTCGGAACGCTCACTGGCCCTGCTGCGGACGGTGGTTATTGTTCTTGGAGTGTTTGTCATGTGCTGGGCGccgctcttcctcctgctgctgctggatgtggGTTGCAGCCCATACAAGTGCCCTGTGCTCTACAAGGTGGACTGGTTCATCGCTCTGGCTGTGCTCAACTCTGCCCTCAATCCTCTGATATACACCCTGTCCAGCAGGGAGATGAGAGCAGCCTTCTTCCGGCTGCTGTGCTGCTGTCAGAGCAGTTTGGAGTCAACTGGCTCTCCTGTCGTGGGCAACCTCCACCTGGGCACGGTCATCCCCACAGCAGAGAACAGCAAGACCAGtctgggtggaggagggggcagTGGCACTGGCAAATCCACACTGAACAGAGGGAAGGCTCCCACGCCCATGAACTCAGACAACAAGAATGGGGATCCCTCTGCCACTGCTGTGCCGCACCACTCCGGGCCCACAGACCTGCTCTCAGCCGTGTTGGTGAAGGCGCGGCCGCCCCTCAGCAAGTTCTGA